ctaggtaccaattcaGGCgtgacgagggtgctaacccttcctcgtatgtgaatcgactccgaacccgtttttctcgaatttcagagaccaaaatcgttgttttaataaaaattaaatcgtttattaaaaacaatcactttttgaggtgacccgatcacacctcatcaaaaaaaggattggtggcgactcccattttcattttctttttcaaaatccaagtcgaccccgtttccataaaaaaaatggtgtcaacaataatAATCCTGTTATACAACCTAATAATTTTTCGCCATTGTTCCCTTGTTTATGGTTAATAGATACAATTTTGCAACCATTGCTAAAATTACTACCTTTTATCAGCTCACCGCCAACGCCAGAATCTATGAAGTCTCCATCTTTGGATCTATTTTATGAGTGTCGAcaaatctttgaaatttttttgacatAAACTGCTACAAAgatatgttgaatttttttgattcgCACAAAATTTTACTTCAACCAGATTGTTGCCGTAGGCTTATGCTACTtccaaattattgttttaatggAATACTTTTTCCTTCAAATCATAATGTAACttccaaatttaaaagttattgtTCTAAGAAATTAGCTGAAGTACCGTCAACTTAGATtagattatcatattttaattagactttagttttaaataaagttattacctttagtttttttaataaaattggtttatgatttttctgctttaaaattttaaagtattgaaTGCTTTTGAGATTAGTTTTCTTAATTTGTAATGttcagtttttattttcttccaagttttatagttattttcttttgataaaattgtctaaaaattaaaagagataatTACATAAGTTAAATcacttttaatattaaattaagttttattaaaaataataatttttaaaataatattaaacctggaaattaaatttatcaaatgcaGGGTCGAATCGATCTATTATCGGACCgggtagaggtgctcatgggccgggctgggcccatttttttaataaatactaaaaatttattttaaaaattaaaaaaattattttaaaattattttaaaattaaaaatattttaaaatattttaaaattaaaaatattttaaaatattttaaaattaaaaaatttaaaaaataaatatatttattatatcgagCCGGGCTGGgctgggcccgggccaaaaaagttgtgccCAAGGCCCGgctcgttttctaaacgggcctcgtttttttgctcaagcccatatttcaagcctatatttttacctaaaccctcccatatttcgggcgggccgtcgggccgggccaggccgcTCGGCCCATAAGCACCTCTAGGATCGGGTAGCCAATGAGAGTTATCTTAAAATTTAGactcattttttaaatcaaatcggATCCTAATAGATCTTAGAACCCGACCCGATCGAAGATTGTCttattttagtttaacaaaCTTTTTAACTCCACTAGAATGTTATACTACTGACTAGAATGTTATACTAGTGGCTAGCtgaatttgtttttcttgattttaGTTTCGTACCATAACATTCTTCCTTAGTATTCCCTtcttgacaaaaaaatttattcaaaaataaaattccgGCGAGAATGGCTTCGGGTTTGACGACGGCTGATTCGACGGTGAAGCTTCTCTCCGACCTCAAAATCGACGCCGGAGATTGGCCTCCTAGTCTTGTCAAGAATCTCCATCTCCTTTCTCCGGATCAGGTCTTGCATGTTTCAGATTCCGtacttttgtaaaaaattaccggatatttatgtgtttatatatataatatttattcgACTATGTAAATTATGcgttattttttgttgttttggcAGATCCAATTGGGGAAGATGTTGTTGGAGATGGGACAGAGTCATTTGTTTCAGCATTGGGCAGAGCCTGGCGTCGATGACGACCAAAAGAAAGCTTTCTTCATTCAGGTCTCTGTTATTTTTGAAGCTATTGAGTTCTACAGTATTCtgctatgattttttttcttaattagaaATGTTTTTGGTTACTAAGGAAAATTAAGGCATTCAAGGAGTGGCTGTTTATTTTTACCgtttatgtttgaattgtaGTTAAATGATTCTCAGTATTGTACATCTTAAGAGTGTACTGTTTTTTCTTCCCTTTAATATAGTTATCTAAGCTAAATTCGAGCTATCCTGGGGGTTTGGCATCATACATTAAAACTGCCAGGGAGCTCTTAGCCGACTCGAAAGCTGGGAAGAATCCATATGATGGCTTCACACCTTCGGTAATGAAATTACTCTCACTCgagtttttctaaatttttatacaaattgaTGTAATCAATATTCAGTTGTCTTAGTTAACATGATTCgcattattattagtttaatttgacATATATCAAGTTTTATTTACTCGTATATGTTCTTATCTTCACTCTCTTTTATGCAACTGTTTTAAACATAGTAATTCTTTTTGCAGGTCCCAACTGGAGAAGTTCTCTCTTTTGGTgaagataatttcatcaaatttgagGATGTTGGTGTCAAAGAAGCCAAAAACGCAGCATTTGTTCTTGTTGCGGGTGGGCTTGGTGAACGTCTAGGATACAACGGAATTAAGGTATATAACCTATAGACCAActgtttatatttttcttttctttgcccCTTTTTGAAGAGGATTAATCACATTTTTTGCATCGTATTGGTTAAGCCTGTTCCTACACCCTTGACTACTTTTGCTCTACAAACAGCATATTTGACTAGCTACTCTTGACATCTTGTAGGTGGCACTTCCTGCAGAGACCACAACTGGAACATGTTTCTTACAACTCTACATTGAGTCCATTCTGGCTCTTCAAGAAGCTAGCAGTCGTCTCACACAAGGTAGGCATGTATCTCAGTTGTTAGGAGGCATTCCACATTAAATAGCCTTTTTGAACTTTTTGTATATTGAATGTATTCCGGTTCATCAGGAAAGCTAGTAGTTGGTTCATACAAGGTTTGTGTGGTATCTCATTTGTCAGGAGGCCTTCCGCATTAAATAGCCTTTTGAGCTTTTTGTCCTTGACTTAATCATGAAAGATTAAGTGTTATTTTCCTTCAGTAGTGTTGATTGCAGCAGCCAATGGGAGATTATTGAGCATCATCAGAAAAGCCACTTTCGAATAAGACAAGAATTTACCACTTTACCTGTAAAATGGCCATCATTTTATTAGGAAAATTGATAGAGTGAACAAGTAGAAAAGAGTTCCAAGTCAGGCTGTATTGTTTTCTTTGTAATCAACTATAGCAAATgaacttatttatttaaccAATCTCTTTCATCTCACTAGCATAAGCAGTTCATATTCTTACTATCATTTTCTTATGTTTGAAGTGCCTAGGTCAACATATTTGCCTCAATAAgtacaaagaaaaacaattaaccTTGAAGCcttcagaaaatattttattgattgttgCATTTTACAACTTCTTTGCTCTCTAACTCCTGAGTGTGTCTTAAATTAAGGTACATGTCAAAAGGAGATTCCTTTTGTTATCATGACATCAGATGACACACATACCCCTATGGTGGACCTTGTAGAATCAAATTCTTATTTTGGGATGAAACCTTCACAAGTTAAATTTCTTAAGCAGGTATGTTATCTCTCATTGATGTGTGGTTGGTGACAGCTGTTGTTAGGTGCTTTATCTTGTTGTATTTTCTTGCAGGAAAAAGTTGCATGCTTAGATGATAATGATGCTAGGCTTGCTTTGGACCCTCATAACAAATACAGAATTCAGGTAGTCCCAATAAATGCCGTATAAAAAACATGCTTATATTTTGATTGCTAAATCCATTAGgttcttctcttttctcttttctggTCTTTTTAGACAAAACCTCATGGCCATGGTGATGTACACTCACTTCTTTATTCTAGCGGCCTTCTGAATGTATGGTATGTCTCTCAAATATACTCTTCTCATGCCTTTGCAAGTTTTCTTTACATTTAGATTTGCCTGTTGTCAAAAACTTATTTCTTAATGCACAGAAACTCCTTATATGATGCCCTTGTCCTTGCATCTCTTTATGGTAGTAAGACTAAAACAGTGTTGGTCTCAAACCCACATTAAGCTATAAAATCCATGTGGCTCTCTTAACTAGCTACCATGCACTTATAAATAATCCATTTTCTAATGCTTCTCAACCTTAATCgtctcaaaatttatttatactagGTCAGTGACATTGCATAGAAAAGCCAACTGTCAGTCTCTGGAAATTGGTTTAATggataattctttttatattccACCATGTTGTAACTTTTATCTTCACTTTTTGCTAGGCGTGATTCCGGATTGAGATGGGTTATCTTTTTCCAAGACACAAATGGACTGTTGTTCAAGGTTAGAATCTCGATTTCCATgattttatctataattttcttATGTCAGCAGTGCAAAACTggtagaaataaaaatttactattCCAATGTAGGCAATTCCAGCTTCCCTTGGAGTCAGTGCAACTAAAGAGTACCATGTCAATTCTCTTGCTGTTCCACGGAAAGCAAAAGAAGCTATTGGAGGAATTACTAAGCTCACTCATAGTGATGGTATTTATATACAAGACAAAAACTTCTATAACTATTGGAAGCTAGAATTCTTTATATGCTTATAACCTATTTCTCTAGGGATGATGGCATTCAACTAAAAAAAGGTCtacatttcagtaatttttatttttctagtgcCAACTTCTTCTTTGTGCTTGTACGTGTTAAAGTTCTTTTACACTATATAGGATAATCCAAATTGCGTCTTTTCCtctcccccaaaaaaaaaatctccttTCATTTTCTTGTATATGATATATTATACATGTCTATATGATAAAACTGTTCTATAATTGGTATTTTGGGCGTCAAAGACCCTATGATTTATTTATGCTTCATTAGTAGTAATGCACCATGAAATTAACTTCAGGGAGATCGATGGTGATCAACGTGGAATACAATCAGCTTGATCCTCTGCTTAGAGCCACCGGACATCCAGATGGAGATGTTAATTGTGAGACCGGTTATTCTCCTTTTCCAGGAAATATAAACCAAGTAATTTCTCCAGCTCAAAATCATTATTTAGATGTTTCACTTCTAGGTCATAACGAGGATTCTTTACTTTTGTAATTGATATGGTTGGAAGTACAAAGAGTCACTGCATTTTACACCTGCTGAAATCTTCATTATCATTGTgatattcataaaatttgatCTGGTTTCTGCTGTGGAACCtcctatatatatgtacaaaatgttccattcattttctaattgAAAATGTTTCATTCATCGTCTAATTGCTCTCTCCCTCCGTCTCCtgttctttttttgtttctgtttaCCAGTTGATTTTGGAGCTTGGTCCATACATTAAGGAGCTCACCAAAACAGGAGGTGCTATTAAGGAATTTGTTAACCCCAAGTAAATTGTTCACCAAAACCTtataatttctgtttttcataaattttgttcCTTCTAAAGAAGAAAGCGAGTGAATATGTTATCTGTTTTGCCTTATGTTACTGCAGGTATAAAGATGCTAGTAAAACATCATTTAAGTCCTCAACTCGACTAGAGTGTATGATGCAAGACTATCCTAAAACATTGCCCCCATCAGCAAGAGTCGGATTTACGGTAATTGGTGGTTTGAATCCTTTCTTATAATTTCACTTGACTCTTTTTAGTGTTAATAGGCCTCACTTCCTGTCTTTCGTCAGATAGGATCCTACTTCTCGTGGTTCTGTGAATGAATTTGCTACTAATGTAAATATATACTCATCATTAACCTGATGTAATGTGACTGTGTAGGTAATGGATACATGGCTTGCTTATGCACCAGTGAAAAACAACCCTGAGGATGCTGCTAAGGTACCAAAAGGGAACCCATATCACAGTGCAACTTCTGGAGAAATGGCCATATATTGTGCGAACAGTCTCATCCTTAAAAAGGTGAGCATGTTGTTGTTCTGCTAAAACTCAGCTCTATATTTTCTCGTTCTTTAGGATGTTTTTCACTCTAATTCTGTCTCTCATCTTATTGTTAACAATTTTTATCCGTTTGCTAGGCGGGGGTCCAAGTGGAGGATCCTGTGCAACAGGTTTTCAACGGCCAAGAGGTGGAAGTGTGGCCACGTGTTACTTGGAAGCCTAAATGGGGGATCACTTTTGCTGAGATCAAAAGCAAAGTTAGTGGAAGTTGCTCTATTTCTCAAAGGTCTACCATGGCCCTTAAGGGGCGTGATATCTTTCTTGAAAACCTAACCTTGGATGGAGCTCTTATCATCAATTCAACTGACGGTGCAGAGGTATGCCATTGACAATAAATTGACGGTTGTTTAATCCATTCCCTTGCACTCTTTTGCCACAATGTTTATTAGATTTGCTATTCAATTCCATGTTTTGGATGTTGTTCATGACTCCAATTTTCTTACCTTCTTCTTGCTTGATAACTCTGACTTCATCAGTGCTTTCCCTGACGTTTCATTATTTATGCCGTTTACCCATTGTCATCATTAGCTCTAATCCTTGTCTGCTTGTACATGTGCAAGTAAACTTTTTGTGTTGGATGGACAATTTAGTTCAGTTGAACAATATGGTAATAACAGTGTGGTTTTGGAAATAGGTAAAAGTTGGAGGATCAATAAAGAACAAGGGCTGGCTGATTGAGGGAGTCGACTACAAAGATACAGCATTCCCGGAGGAACTGAGGATCCGAGGTTTCAGAATGGAGAAAAAGGAGCAATTGGAGGAAACCTACAGTCAACCTGGCAAGTACACCTTAAAGccatgaatttgattattgttttCAGAAAGCTTTAATGTGGCAAATATTAGGTAATAATTGATATCAGAACAAGTCACTTTCCAttctcttaaatttatttttttgggaaTTGAAATAAAACTGTTCTTCCATATTTAAATTAGATTGAAAGGAGGTTTTCAAAGCTAGCATATCGGGTTTACGAATTTTAACATTTGGTACCGAccaactaaattatttttttttacactaaTTACGGACGTGTTATATAAGATGGAAATAcgtaaattttaatgtattactCTACAGTTGCAAGTCTTGCTTTTATACTATTGaaatactattaaattatataattcaaattttaaaattcttgtaagtataatataatttaaaatgcataaataatgtaattttaaatttaataatgaaaatttaaaatattatttaaatattaatatagtcaattttttaaatttaaaagttgtttttaataaaacttctattttaaacttataacaattatattaataaaaaaatctatatttcaaaactaattattatcaaattggaATGACCCATCAAATCTATATTAATAAAACTTCTATTTGGAATGACCCACCAAATTGTTTATTGTAGATTTGGGTCACAAATTGGTTATAtgagttaaaaaaattgagtaatttaatatttatcaattttgaaatttagcaattaaaattttaatataatattattttattaaatatcttttatgattgtgaaaaatacaaaaagaaaaattaaaagtcaaaatgttATTTAACAGCATATATGGATGGAAATTTTAACGAATggttaatttacatttttttctaaaatataagagttaatttgtttgtttttttagtaCAAGGGCTTggatcctaaaaaaaaaaaaaactcaattgaataaactataaaactttaacttagtaaccaaacaaaaataaatcctaattaaaagctttattaaacaaaattcataaatcaattttattaaacaaaaagCAAGTAAAATTACAAGTTAacatctaaaataaatttattgaaaatgtaCCTTATTTAAAAgctaataataacatataaatagtaaaatttaatttaagttgatAGTGCTGCTGCAACTAATTCTCTAAAACAATATCTCTTGAATTTAAAAGTCACATCACGCCAGACatcaaatactaatt
The Gossypium raimondii isolate GPD5lz chromosome 8, ASM2569854v1, whole genome shotgun sequence DNA segment above includes these coding regions:
- the LOC105792654 gene encoding UDP-sugar pyrophosphorylase; the protein is MASGLTTADSTVKLLSDLKIDAGDWPPSLVKNLHLLSPDQIQLGKMLLEMGQSHLFQHWAEPGVDDDQKKAFFIQLSKLNSSYPGGLASYIKTARELLADSKAGKNPYDGFTPSVPTGEVLSFGEDNFIKFEDVGVKEAKNAAFVLVAGGLGERLGYNGIKVALPAETTTGTCFLQLYIESILALQEASSRLTQGTCQKEIPFVIMTSDDTHTPMVDLVESNSYFGMKPSQVKFLKQEKVACLDDNDARLALDPHNKYRIQTKPHGHGDVHSLLYSSGLLNVWRDSGLRWVIFFQDTNGLLFKAIPASLGVSATKEYHVNSLAVPRKAKEAIGGITKLTHSDGRSMVINVEYNQLDPLLRATGHPDGDVNCETGYSPFPGNINQLILELGPYIKELTKTGGAIKEFVNPKYKDASKTSFKSSTRLECMMQDYPKTLPPSARVGFTVMDTWLAYAPVKNNPEDAAKVPKGNPYHSATSGEMAIYCANSLILKKAGVQVEDPVQQVFNGQEVEVWPRVTWKPKWGITFAEIKSKVSGSCSISQRSTMALKGRDIFLENLTLDGALIINSTDGAEVKVGGSIKNKGWLIEGVDYKDTAFPEELRIRGFRMEKKEQLEETYSQPGKYTLKP